In the genome of Penaeus monodon isolate SGIC_2016 chromosome 30, NSTDA_Pmon_1, whole genome shotgun sequence, the window CTTGCACTTCGTCATCAGTTTCAGCTATTTCATTTTGTGTATCCTTATTATTTGTAAAGTCAGTTAGTTTTAATTCTTCTATGTCGTCATTacatcctgttttttttatttcttccaatGTTCTTCCTGCTTTAGACATATCCTCAGGTATTTTGTCTGGTACATGAACTTCACTTTCTACCACTTTGATGAGACTGTCTATCTCTTGCAGGAGTCTCGCTGCTTCATCCATCTCTTCACGGTCTCCCTGAGTCACTGAATCTGTTGTCCTATTTTCTGTGTAATGTTTCAAATCTTCCATTTGATTCTCGGACTCCTTCACTTTACTACTCTTTTCTTCTGCCTCGATTGCACTTTCTATcaactccatcttctcctccatctctctcatttcttcttccatCACTCTGACATCTTCCACCATCAGTCTCACATAATCATCCACCACAGTTGTTCCTTCCCCTTTCAGCAANNNNNNNNNNNNNNNNNNNNNNNNNNNNNNNNNNNNNNNNNNNNNNNNNNNNNNNNNNNNNNNNNNNNNNNNNACAGTCCTATTGATATCTTTAATTCCCAGTTTGAGTacaactttttcttttataatttctgGTTTCACTAATTCCAATACAGTATCTTTTCCTgattttatttcctcctttttagGTACAGCTCTAGCTTCTTCCATTACTTGTATCTCCTCCTCACTACGACTCATTAGCCCTGCCTCTTCAACTATTTTATTCCCATCTTTAATTAACATAGTTTCCTCAACAAgatttgtctctctttctattactTTGGTCTCCTTTTCAATAACNNNNNNNNNNNNNNNNNNNNNNNNNNNNNNNNNNNNNNNNNNNCGGATTTCATCTTCAACCGACTTCAGCTGATTTCCCACATTGCTCTTTTTTCTGGTTTCCTCATAGAGTGTTTCAGTCTCACTCTTTTGAGCACTGTCTTCTTcacttttagtttcattttccaaTTCACTGAGCCtcctgtcttcttctttctctgctcttgCTAATTCATCTGCAAGACTGATTTCTTCCCTAGCCTTGATGagtcattatcatccattactttcttttcttcttcaataaTTCTTCTTAATTCTTCTATCACTTCATTTGCATCATCTGCCAGTTGCagatcattctctttctctaagTGATTGACCTGATTGTTTACTAGGGTTTCTTCTTTGGTCATTTCAGTTTTCATCTCTGCTACAgtgttttcccttgttttctgtATAAGACCATTACTAAGTTCATTGCTGTAACCTTCATCTGATTCTGTgtccttttcattgttattgctttCTGTTTCGTCATTAGGGACTAGATTATCCGTTATCATTTCCACCGCTATGGTCTTCTCCAGTTGATTTTCAATAGaagaattacttttattttttgacaTATCATTTTCGACATCTatattactttcttctctcttttcaagAATTGTTTTTACAAAAGAGGTTGTTTCACATTCTTCAAATTGGTTATTTTCTGCTCCTGCAAAGCTTGTACTTTCTTGTTCCTGAGCTTGGTTAATTTCTGGCTCTTCAGCTGAGCTGATATCGGAGTCTTCCACTATGTTGACTgggtctttctttgttttaaattcctctccttcatcttggtagctttttgttttttcagttgGGCTGCTTTCTGTTTCTTGAGCTGAGCTGATATTTAATTCCTTGCTTGGGTTAATTTCTGGTTCCTCAGCTGAGCTAATTTCCGGTTCTTCAGCTGAGCTAATCTAAGTCCTCATCTGtgcttctttctgcttcttcaaATGTATTCTCTAGTTTTACAGGACTGCTTTCTGGTTCTTCAGCTACAGTGTAGTCCGTTTTTTCAACAGAACTGTATCCAGGATCTTTAACTATACTGCTTCCAGATACATCAACTAGACTGCTTTCTGATCTTTCCGTAGGACTGCATTCAGGCTTTTCACTTTGTCTACTCTTTGTTTCTTCAGTTGGATTGTTTTCAAGTTCCTCAACTTGGTCTTCTTCAATTAAACTGTTTCCTGTTTCTTCAGCTTGACCATTCTCTggttcttcaactggattatctCCTGGTTCTTTGTCTGCACAACTTTCCTGTTCTTCATCTTTGTCAACTTTTAATTCAAGCTGGCTACAAACGGGTTTGTCATTGGGGTtgcgttcttgttctttttctggaCTGATTTCTCTGCTGTTTTCCTCAGCTGACATGCTTGCTGTGTCTTTGGTTTGATTGTTTTCTAATCCATCTATGCCACTTTCTGTTTCTTCATTAACACCACTTTCTGGTTCTTCAATAGTACTGCTCTCCGGTTTTCCATATTTCTCACTTGCAGATTCTTCAACTAGGAAGTTCTCGGGCTTTTCCTCTGTAATGATTTCTTGTTCTTCAGTAATATAGCTCTCAGGTTCTTCAGCAAAGAAGCTCTCTGGTTCTTCATTCGAGACTCTTTCTGCTTCTTTGGTGCTTTCTGCTTCTTCAGTTGGGACACTCTCTGGTACATCCTCTGTGATAATTTCTAATTTATCAGTTTTGCTTTCTCCAGTAAAGACAGATTCTGATTCTTCCTGTTTTCTCGTTTCTGGTCTTTCGGTTGGAACACCCTTATATTCATCCTCAGTGCTGCTTCCTGGTTCTTCTTCATCTGGTCTTATTTGTGGTTCTTCAATTTTGATGTCTTTTGGTACTTTGACTAGGGGGTTTTCTGGTTCTTCCTCTTTGCATACTTCTGAATCGACGACTAAATTTGTATCTGATTCTACAactattttgcttttcttttcttcagtttttgtTAATTCTTGGTTTTGTCACTCTACTTTGCTCTACTATAGTGTTGCTTTCAGTCTCTTCAAATTTACGAATTATTTCTTGAACCTTCCCGGTTTCTAGATCAGGAGATTTGCTTATCTCTGATTCTCCTACTCTTTTTGCTTCCAGCCTAGCGAATTGTCTGCCTTCCAGTTCCACAGTTTTGTCGCACTGTAGGTCTTTAATTTGACTTAATTCTACCACTGCATTGATTTTGGATTTTTCAGTTGTGCTGATTTCAGGTTCGGCGGTGCTTAGATTCGGTTCTTCGTCTGCCAAGCTGTCTAGTTTTTCAGCTGACCTGATATCTGGTTCTACACTGGTTTCTGGCCCTTGAACTGCGCTGACTTCTGGTTCTGCAACTGCGCTAACATCTGGTTCTACAGCTACACTGGTTTCTGGTTCTGCAGCTGCGCTGACTTCTGGTTCTGCATTTGAGCTGACTCCTGGTTCTGCAACTGCGCTTTCTGGTTCTGCAACTGCTCTGATTTCTGGCTTCTGCAACTGCGCTCTGCGCTTTCTGGTTCTGCAACTGCGCTTATTTCTGATTCTGCAACTGCGCTGACTTCTGGTTCTGCAACTACGCTTTCCGATTCTTCAACTGCACTTATTTCTAGTTCTGCAACTAGGCTTATTTCTGGTTCTGCAACTGCACTTATTTCCGGTTCTGCAACTGCGCTTATTTCTGGTTCTGCAACTGCACTGACTTCTGGTTTATCTGATTCTGAACTGCATCGCTGATTTCTGGTTCTCCTGCATTTCTGGTTCTGAACTCGCTTTCTGTTTCTCAAACTGCGCTTTCTGGTTCTGGCACTGTGCTGATTTCTGTTTCTCAACTGCACTTATTTCGGTTTGCACTGATTTCTGCAACCTGCGCTGATTTCTGGTTCTTCAACTGCGCTTTCTGGTTCTGCAACTGCGCTGATTTCTGGCTCTGCAACTGCGCTGATTTCTGGTCCTGCAACTGCACTGACGTCTGTTTCTGCAACTGCGCTGATTTCTGGTTCTGCAACTCCGCTGACCTTCTAGTTCTGCAACTGCGCTGACTTCTGGTTCTGCAACTACGCTGACTTCTGGTTCTGCAACTGCGCTGATTTCTGGTTCTTCAACTGCGCTTATTTCTGGTTCTTCAACTGCGCTGATTTCTGGTTCTGCAACTGCGCTTATTTCTGGTTCTACAACTGCACTGACTTCTGGTTTTGCAACTGCGCTTTCTGATTCTTCAACAACGCTGATTTCTGGTTCTGCAACTGCGCTTATTTCTGGTTCTTGTACTGCACTGACTTCAACTGGTTCTTCAACTGTGCTGATTTCTGGCTCTGAAACTGCGCTGATTACTGGTTCTGCAAGTGCGTTGACTTCTGGTTCTGCAACAGCGATAATTTTTGGCTCTTCAAGTGAGGGGATTACTGGTTCTTCGGCTGCACGGATTTCTTGTATTTGAGCAGCACTTATTTCTTGATCTTCAACTGCCTTGATTTCTGGTTTGTCAGCTGAGTTGATTACCTTAGCATCAGTTTGTTCAACTATCCTGATTTCTAGTTCTTCGTGTGCACTTGTTTTGAGTTCTTCAACTGCTCTGATTTCTGATTGTTCATCTGTGCTGATTTCGTGGTTTTCAATTGCTTGAATTTCTGGTTCTTTAGCTGATGTATCTTCTGGATATTCAACGACCTTGATTTCTGATTTTTCAACTGCTCTCACTTCTGCTTCTTCGACTGAGGGGATTCCTGGTTCTGTAGCTGTACTGATTTCTGGAATTTCAACAGCAGCTTTTTCTGCCTCTTCATCTGCCCCGATCACCGGTTCTTCAGTAGGGCTGGTTTGAGGTTCGACTTTCCTGACTGACAGTTCTTCAACTGAGGTAAGTACTGGTCCATCATCTGCCCCAATATCTAGCTCTTCAAATGCATTGCTTTCTGGTTCTATTGATGTAGTTTCTAGACTTCCAGCCGCCGTGGTCTCTTCAACAGCACTGACTACTGATTTTTCTACCACCCTAGTTTCTGGTTCCTCATCAGCAGTGATTTTGGATTTTTCAGCTACCCTGATTTCTGGTCTTTCAACTGCCTTAATCTCTAGTTCTTCAACTGAGCTGAGTTCTGGTTTTGCAACTGCGCTGATTTTTGGTTCTTCAACCGGCAAAATCTTTAGTATCCCATCCACACTGTTTTCCAATTCTTTAACTGAGCTGATTTCTGGTTCTTCAGCTCCATTAATTACTGTTTGTTCAGTTGAGATGTTGCCTGGTCCTTCTGTGCTCACCCTTTTTAGTTCTTCAATTAGGCTGGTTTCTGGGTCTTCATTTGCACTGATTTCATGTTCTTTACCTGCTCTGATTTCTGGTTCTTCATCTTCAATAATTTCCTGCCTAACTTCActactttctattttttcatacatACTAACCTCCTGTTCTTCAGCTGGGCTAATTTCTGATTCTTCAAAAGTGATTATTCCGACTTTTTCAGCAGCCCTGATTTCGGGTTCTTCAGCTGATCTTATTTCTGTTCTTTCAGCCCTTTCAACTGAGTTCACTTCTATTTGTTGAAGCTGTTTTACGACGCTGATCTCTGTTTCTCGAATTTTGTTTCCTATAGGGttggtttctttctctttaataacGTATGATTCTTCAGCTGAACCACTTTCTGGCTTCGTTACTTCATCCCCTGTACCCACTTTGGGATCGTCAGTAGACCCGAGTTCTTGTCCGCTAAAACTGCCAATATCTAGTTGTTGTTCATCTATctcaatatctttttctttacttcctttttaCTTCTTGTTCTTCAAATCCGATTTCCGATTCTTCTTCATCATGTTTGCTAACTTCTAATCCTTCTTTGTTTACTTGTGATTCTACAATTCTGGTGATTTCTGAACCTTCAGCTTCTGGTTCTCCAAGTGTGTTGACTTCTTGAACTTTATCCTTTACTGATCACTTGTTCTTTAACTGTGCCGACATTTGCCCTGTCTGTTTTGCTCATTATTGGTTCTTTGAATGTTCTGATTTCTACTTCTTCAATTTCTTCAATTATACTAATTGTTTGTCCAACTGTGGTGATTTTCGGTTCTTCAGCTTTGCTGATTACTGATTCTTCGATTGTGTTCTTTTCTGATTCTTCAATTGGGTGTTTACCGATTCTCTGAGTGTGTTTATTCCAGCTACTTTAACTGAGCCCATTTCTGTTTCTACAGTGCTGATTTCAGTACCTGTTCCTGTGCAGATTTTTTTGTCTTCATATCTGTTATATCTTTCTGCTTCTTCAACTGCATTCACTTCTGGATCTCTTTCTTTGGTAATTTTTAATTCTCCGTATTTGCTGATTTCTTGATTTTCCAATATGTTCAATTCTATTCCTCCAAATTTGCCTGTTTCTGTCTTAACTATGTTTTCTTGGTCTTGCACGAAACTGCTTCCAGATACGGAGCTGTCTGACTCATTACTCGCTGTAATTTCTGATTCTTGGGATAAGCTCGTGTTTGCTTCCTGAAACACGTTGCTTTCAGGATCTTCATCCATACTCTCTGGTTCTTCAGCCACACTACTTTCTGGTTCTTCTGCCATGCTACTTTCTGGTTCGTCAGCCACACTACTTTCTGGTTCTTCAGCCATGCTACTTTCTGGTTCCTCAGCCACACTACTTTCTGGTTCTTCAGCCATGCTACTTTCTGGTTCCTCAACCATGCTACTTTCTGGTTCTTCAGCCATGCTGCTTTCAGGCTCCTCAGCATTGCTTTCTGATTCTTCGATAATGCTGTCATCTTGCCGTCCAATCAATGGGCTTCTGAATTTTTCGTCCGAACTACTCTCATGGTCTTCAGTAAATGTGCTTCCCATCCTTTCTTCAGCTGAAGTATAATCGGTGCTTCCTGAACTTTCTGGTTCATCATCAATCCTGATGAACTGTATTCCTCCAATCCTAACAGTTTGGTGCTCTCTGAATGCAGATGATTTGACTTTGCTGATCTTAATGCTATCTAGTTCCTCAGACAAAATGCTCTCTGTCCTATCTTCGGCAGAGACGTAGCCTGTGCTCTCTGTACTTTCTGGTTCATCTTCGGCTTTGCTGCTATCGGATGTGTACTCTTTTACAGTATTTGATGGCACTCCACTTATGGTGTCGTCTTTCCTATTCTGAGTAGCGTCGCTTTCTGNNNNNNNNNNNNNNNNNNNNNNNNNNNNNNTGTACACTTtgacctcctctttcctctcctcttttaaaGTGTATTCAGTTTCACTTTCCTCAGTCTTGTCATCAGATTCAAGATTTACTAGAGTCCATCCAGCTTCCTCTTCCGTTGTTGCGCTTTCCCCTTCTTGAACAGGGACCGACGTATCCGAATCCTCGGTCTTCTCTGTCCcaacttcttcttcctccacgacACTGAAGGTCTGGCTCTCGAAGGACCTCCTCCTCTGGACCCACTCTAGGCCCCATTGCCCATTGTTTTCTGCGATATCCTCTGGCTCCTCACTTTCTTCCCTCTGCTCTATAACGATGTCAGTCCACCCTTCGCGGATGATCACCTTCTTCGCTAATCACCGTNNNNNNNNNNNNNNNNNNNNNNNNNNNNNNNNNNNGTATGACTTCGGGTTTCTTGGCGTTCGCAGGGTAATCGTCTTCGATCTCTGCTAAGGCATCTTCGTAATCCTCCGTTgtttcacttcctccttccttcgagAAAGTAATATGTTCCTCTTCTCTGACTTCGTGCTTTTGTATCTCTTTCCTCCACGTCGTTGTGTTTGCAGACCCTTCCTCGTTTAATTCTCCTTCCCTGTCCTTCCCGCTTGTGTAGTTCTTTTCCATCGACTCTGTCATGTCTTTCTCAACTGCCTCGTTCAGATCTTCAATTACTTCAATTGCGTTTTTCTTGTCTTCCTCGACTGTAGCATTATCCAGAGACAAACATGATACTTCTATCTTGTTCTCATAAATTGTTGCTGTTGCATTCTCTTCCCTGACTTCCTCAGTCATTATTTCAGCACTTCCATCAACGCTGTCATTGCTCAAGTCTATTTCTTTTAGCACAATTCGTGGCTGTTGATTCGCCCcatcttcttgttctccttctattccctcctCATCACCCTCGTCTCCCTTCTTTGCACTGGGCTCTATGAAAAGTTTGGTCTCGCTGCATTCAATCGCaccgcctttttcttcttctgcgttTACGTCGTTCACACGGATCACCAGCTCACATCTTCTCGCGCTGAGGATTTTCTCGACAACGTACCGCACTTCTTCCTGTCCGTCTGAACTTCCTACGCTCGTTNNNNNNNNNNNNNNNNNNNNNNNNNNNNNNNNNNNNNNNNNNNNNNNNNNNNNNNNNNNNNNNNNNNNNNNNNNNNNNNNNNNNNCACTTTGAATTATTTTTCCCGTCGGTGTTTCTTCGTTGTTCTGACTTTCATCTGatttattttcctctattttgATTAGAACAGTATTGTTTTCTGGGGctttgctctcttcctctttctcttcatcaagGATTCTTTCATGAGTCGCCTCGTCACATTCTTTGTCCACCTTCTCCAACTCCTCTTTTTCATACAGTTTATTCTTCTCTTCGTCCAGATTTGCCTCTTCCATATATTCTTCAACTACTTCATCCACCGTCTTTACttcattatcttttcctttcctctgctctacgtcttcttcctcctccttcttttcgtcTACTTTAGGCCCTGCTTCCTTCTCAccatccaattctctctctcctttctcttccgtctcttcATTTTTCACCGATATTTCATCAtcaacttctttctcttccctttctttacttgtttcttcctctttacctGTTTCGGGTggttccctttctccattttcattcTCAATTTCGCTAGTTTCTtcattccattttccttctccatcaTGACCGTTGCTCTCTGTTGTTTCCTTTGGGAATTCGATGACTGACTCGTAAAATTCATCCTCCGATACTTCTCTATATTGAGCATTTTCTTCTGGTTTATCGATTTGTTCTCTT includes:
- the LOC119592342 gene encoding retinitis pigmentosa 1-like 1 protein, whose product is MQENQKSAMQTRSQRSCRIRNKRSCRTRKRRAQLQKPEIRAVAEPESAVAEPGVSSNAEPEVSAAAEPETSVAVEPDVSAVAEPEVSAVQGPETSVEPDIRSAEKLDSLADEEPNLSTAEPEISTTEKSKINAVVELSQIKDLQCDKTVELEGRQFARLEAKRVGESEISKSPDLETGKVQEIIRKFEETESNTIVEQKVCKEEEPENPLVKVPKDIKIEEPQIRPDEEEPGSSTEDEYKGVPTERPETRKQEESESVFTGESKTDKLEIITEDVPESVPTEEAESTKEAERVSNEEPESFFAEEPESYITEEQEIITEEKPENFLVEESASEKYGKPESSTIEEPESGVNEETESGIDGLENNQTKDTASMSAEENSREISPEKEQERNPNDKPVCSQLELKVDKDEEQESCADKEPGDNPVEEPENGQAEETGNSLIEEDQVEELENNPTEETKSRQSEKPECSPTERSESSLVDVSGSSIVKDPGYSSVEKTDYTVAEEPESSPKDPVNIVEDSDISSAEEPEINQAQEQESTSFAGAENNQFEECETTSFVKTILEKREESNIDVENDMSKNKSNSSIENQLEKTIAVEMITDNLVPNDETESNNNEKDTESDEGYSNELSNGLIQKTRENTVAEMKTEMTKEETLVNNQVNHLEKENDLQLADDANEVIEELRRIIEEEKKVMDDNDSSRLGKKSVLQMN
- the LOC119592343 gene encoding LOW QUALITY PROTEIN: retinitis pigmentosa 1-like 1 protein (The sequence of the model RefSeq protein was modified relative to this genomic sequence to represent the inferred CDS: deleted 1 base in 1 codon); the protein is MSDKVQEVNTLGEPEAEGSEITRIVESQVNKEGLEVSKHDEEESEIGFEEQEVKRNKEKDIEIDEQQLDIGSFSGQELGSTDDPKVGTGDEVTKPESGSAEESYVIKEKETNPIGNKIRETEISVVKQLQQIEVNSVERAERTEIRSAEEPEIRAAEKVGIITFEESEISPAEEQEVSMYEKIESSEVRQEIIEDEEPEIRAGKEHEISANEDPETSLIEELKRVSTEGPGNISTEQTVINGAEEPEISSVKELENSVDGILKILPVEEPKISAVAKPELSSVEELEIKAVERPEIRVAEKSKITADEEPETRVVEKSVVSAVEETTAAGSLETTSIEPESNAFEELDIGADDGPVLTSVEELSVRKVEPQTSPTEEPVIGADEEAEKAAVEIPEISTATEPGIPSVEEAEVRAVEKSEIKVVEYPEDTSAKEPEIQAIENHEISTDEQSEIRAVEELKTSAHEELEIRIVEQTDAKVINSADKPEIKAVEDQEISAAQIQEIRAAEEPVIPSLEEPKIIAVAEPEVNALAEPVISAVSEPEISTVEEPVEVSAVQEPEISAVAEPEISVVEESESAVAKPEVSAVVEPEISAVAEPEISAVEEPEISAVEEPEISAVAEPEVSVVAEPEVSAVAELEGQRSCRTRNQRSCRNRRQCSCRTRNQRSCRARNQRSCRTRKRS
- the LOC119592344 gene encoding serine-aspartate repeat-containing protein I-like — protein: MGPRVGPEEEVLREPDLQCRGGRRSWDREDRGFGYVGPCSRRGKRNNGRGSWMDSKSDATQNRKDDTISGVPSNTVKEYTSDSSKAEDEPESTESTGYVSAEDRTESILSEELDSIKISKVKSSAFREHQTVRIGGIQFIRIDDEPESSGSTDYTSAEERMGSTFTEDHESSSDEKFRSPLIGRQDDSIIEESESNAEEPESSMAEEPESSMVEEPESSMAEEPESSVAEEPESSMAEEPESSVADEPESSMAEEPESSVAEEPESMDEDPESNVFQEANTSLSQESEITASNESDSSVSGSSFVQDQENIVKTETGKFGGIELNILENQEISKYGELKITKERDPEVNAVEEAERYNRYEDKKICTGTGTEISTVETEMGSVKVAGINTLRESVNTQLKNQKRTQSKNQ
- the LOC119592345 gene encoding LOW QUALITY PROTEIN: cilia- and flagella-associated protein 251-like (The sequence of the model RefSeq protein was modified relative to this genomic sequence to represent the inferred CDS: inserted 1 base in 1 codon; added 85 bases not found in genome assembly), with protein sequence MWKNGTKAVKKTKRGKKEGNTGKGEDETTKGEDTASGGEKQSQWESVMRKSNEANAESAENGSGVMKIDESDIAKEMNEERDSESEEGGDGEEQGERTSVDAVDGDKEEKEREXMERESAKESSDSSEKVYEASEETTQSEGDTMDENKANKPEEETVDVEREQIDKPEENAQYREVSEDEFYESVIEFPKETTESNGHDGEGKWNEETSEIENENGEREPPETGKEEETSKEREEKEVDDEISVKNEETEEKGERELDGEKEAGPKVDEKKEEEEDVEQRKGKDNEVKTVDEVVEEYMEEANLDEEKNKLYEKEELEKVDKECDEATHERILDEEKEEESKAPENNTVLIKIEENKSDESQNNEETPTGKIIQSGGQEGEGEAEEESNAVVKEGEEEMDEEKETSVGSSDGQEEVRYVVEKILSARRCELVIRVNDVNAEEEKGGAIECSETKLFIEPSAKKGDEGDEEGIEGEQEDGANQQPRIVLKEIDLSNDSVDGSAEIMTEEVREENATATIYENKIEVSCLSLDNATVEEDKKNAIEVIEDLNEAVEKDMTESMEKNYTSGKDREGELNEEGSANTTTWRKEIQKHEVREEEHITFSKEGGSETTEDYEDALAEIEDDYPANAKKPEV